The genomic DNA TAATGAATTCATGAACCATCGCGCCTGCTGTCcgtgggtctgcctccggcggctggggctccgccccagaccccacggctcgcttcgctcgagtttGGGGGTTGTgaggctgctcctctcgaACAGAATCTCACATTTCAGGAGCAATTGGGCTCACTGGAACTGTTCTATTAGGGGTAAAACCAACGACCCCCACCCGCTCCCCgaggtctgcctccggcggctggggcgctgccccagaccccgtggctcgcttcgctcgagtttGGGGGTGATGTGGCTGCTATTCCTGTGACTGCGAACAGGACCACTAGTTTTCAGGACCATTTGGGCTCGCTGGAACGGTTCATCCGCtcttttcaggggtaaaacCATTACCCCCACGCACATTCACTCCCCCAAAcctcgagcgaagcgagccatggggtctggggcagcgccccagccgccggaggcacacccaccccTCCCCAGCTcccgagcgaagcgagccacggggtctggggcagagccccagccgccggaggcaaaaacCCCCCGGCGAACCGAGCTTCCCCTGGTCGAGCCCGATCGGGAAGCTCCGCGGACATGGCCTAACCCTGATGTATAATCAATAACGAGATTATATGTCGTCGTGTTAAGTAGGAATAAAATTAGCagtttgatttgatttcttaATTGCACGGGCCCTGGAGCTAGTATAAAATAGTCAATTGGCAGGTTGTGAACAAGTGCGAGTCGCGTGTGATAGGAGAGAAATGTTGTTTTCGAAATTTGTGGCTGCTACAGTTGTTTCGGGACTGCCTTTGCTGGCTCAGGCCACGCATGTTATTGAGGCCACTGACAAGACTTTGGCGTCGGTTTTGAAACCTGGTTTGCCGACAATGTTGGATATCTATGCTTCTTGGTGTGGTCACTGTAAGAAACTGTCTCCAGTGTATGATGAATTGTCTGATTTGTTTGCTCATGCCCAGGATAAAGTGCAATTTGTTAAGATTGATGGCGACAAGAACAGAAAAGCGTCTAAACAATACAAGGTGGAATATTATCCTACTTTGAAATTTATTAATGCTGATGGTAGTATTAACGAGGTGGATGTCCGGGATCTTGATGGAATGGCCGAGTATGTTTTTGAACAGACTGGAGTCATGCCTCGTAAGGCTCCTGCTCTTCCTTCGGCTGTATATACATTGAACGATACTAGTTTCGACGACTCGATCAAGGGCAAGAATGCTCTTGTCACTTTCACTGCAGGATTCTGTGGTCATTGCAAGAATATGAAACCCGATTATGAGAAGGTGGCTCATATTTATGCTCGTGATAGCGACAATCTGCTGATTGCCAATGTCGATTGTTCCGCGGGCCAGCCCACTAGTGATTTGGCTGCTAAGTATGTGGACGGCGGGTATCCCACGATTCTATTTTTTCCTAAAGACGGATCGGATCCCATTCCTTACCGTTCAGGCCGTACTGTAGACGCTTTTGTCAACTTCTTGACTGAACAAGGTGTTGGGTTCAGAAACGCTGATGGCTCTTTGAACACTCAAGCCGGTAAAGATATTACTTTGGACGCTCTTGCCAGTAAAGTGGCATCTTCTGGATCCAATAAAGACGCCGAAACCGCTGCTATTAGCAATCTtaaggctgctgctgccgatGTCGATAACGGCAATATCTACGTGAAATACGCCGACAAGTACGCTGCTAACGGCGGCGCCTCGTACGTCCAAAAGGAAACCGCCCGTCTGTCGAAACTGCTCACCAGCAAGACTCTGGCTGCTACCAAACGCGATGAGCTCCAAACAAAGCTCAACATCCTCAAATCGTTTGTGCCCTCTCACTCCCACGATGACTTGTAATCAATACAAAAACTGGAGCTTTATATTGTGGCTtggttgtgcctccggcggctggggctctgccccagaccccatggctcgcttcgctcgttggCAGGagtgcctctggcggctggggctcgccccagaccccgtggctcgcttcgctcgttgctaggaccgtgaTCGGGTTGAGCTCGTTGGTTTCGAGTCACCCAAGATAAATCAATGATCAGTAGGATAGTTGTCAAATTCCTTTCAATGAGGTTCTGTTACGACGACTTATCTATGTATCTGATTATTCTCTCTGTGATTTTGAGATTGATATTTGCAGTTGAAACTAGAATCTGGTTATTGGCAATGATGGCAGTCCGATCTCTGTGTCAAGACGCCCTTAACAGctttatataaatattgtCATATTCCATTGAAAACCTGATTATTTGACTGAGGTTAGCGATTTCGAGATTGCCAGCTGCTGTGACATTGGAGTTTGTATGTTGTTGCCAGTGCAGCCTGAGATCCGAGTCAAGTCATTCGAGAAGCTCAATAGTACAGTAGCTGAATTTTGTTGAACTTAACATTTTCTCAACAACTGCCAATAGGTTACACTACCAGCGGATACCTTTATGTCCTTCCCCCTCAATGTCAACCTTTACCGTAACATCATGCTTCTTAACTCCTCCAGGTTTTTCTCAACCCAAACCAAGTGCCACGGCTAAGGCGAGTTCAACAACATGGATCTCATCTACCACTACTCCAATCTACGCTCAGCAAACCACAATAGTCGATTGTCACAATCACTGGTCCATCAAATAGCTGATTCCAAGAATCACGGAGCACGTCAGCACTGACGGAACTATGTGGTTCATTATATCATATGCGATTTTGAGATTGGTGgctgaagttgaagttggAGTTTGAGTATTGCCAGTTGTAGCTACACAGCTCTTTGCAATAATGTACTGACATTAGTGAACCGCATGATATAGACAGAAATCACACAtctcaatttttttcaaatgtGATTTCGATGCCAGTGACTGAGAATATGCTCATCCTGTTCCTGTTTAATTAAATCTGGCAGGGTatgaataaaatcaaataattCTCAGAGATTCTGGTCGGGAATCTCGTCAGGAAAGAGGTATGACGTTCATGATCGGTTCCTACGAGCCGTGATCAGTGGATGTCGTACAAAAACTGCTCTGTGGATATTAGTGCTGAGTGTGGATTAAACTTACTTCTACAACAGTAATTTTACAATTGTTCTAACTAAAGAAGGCAGATGTTTTACTGAAGAGAAACTACACTTGGAAAGAACTGGGGTTTGCTTTTAAAGACTGACATTTGCCAGTATCACCCCGTTCTGCTAAGTAATAAACCCACCCACTCCACGACACCTGCAACGACGTACTGGACACCCCCCTTGCCAGCGAAGCTggcaccacggggtctggggcggagccccagccgccggaggcaggaccctCCCACAAAAAATCTATATCTAACTCTATTAATAATTACCAGGATACCGTTTCAGAGCGAAAACATTTGCGCATCAGCTCTGGGAACACTTTGCCCTCGAGGATAGTTGTTTCAACGATAGGTTGTGCGTGCTGGGGCTGGACTCGTGCCATCCACAGAGCCTCGCCCGATTTTAGGTACAAGAACACGTTGGCAGCGAATTTGTGGCCTCCGACGTGGTTGACAAAGAGCACGGTGACACCGCCGGGCTCGTCGTGGCCGAGATCTCGATGCAGATTATGGTGTCGGAGCTCGATCTCGAGCTTTTTGCGCATGATAGGAGCGGTGATTCCGCACCGTTTGTCACGGGTGCGGTGGGAACACAATAGAATGTATCCTTTATTACCAGATGCAGTGAAGAACTCGGGTTTTTGTTTAAACAGGTCCTGAATCGTCAAGTTTGTATATGCTTTGATCACTTCAGATAACAGATCAGTCACATTTTCAGCAGTTACATTATgaacaataacaaaaaatggcagtagtagaagtgtgGTCGACACTGCGTTATTAGCTTTTTCCACATCAATATGACTCGTTTCCTGTGGTAACATCGACGAAGCGTTGAGTTTGATAGAACCACCCAACTGTTTTTCCAGAGTTCCTCGACTATGATCTATAGCTTTGACGACCCTTCCAGCTACATCTGGTTCGTCTGAAACGTCATGTTTCCAGTCTGTTTTACCACTGGAAACAAGAACATGAAGTTTCCACTCTTTTGCTGAACCCCACAGCGGAGTATCAGTTTCTATTTTGACGGACGAGGGGTATCCCTTTTCACAGGCTCCACACTCGTCTGCAGAGCAATCTGCCACTGGGAATATTTCAGATACGTTTGAACTGGCCTGTGACGAGTCGACGAAAGTCGACACAAATTTTCCTAATAACCCCATGGCTTTCTGATGTATTTGGATGAGTTTTTGGTGCCTGACCGGTAGAAagtttaattttttttctggtctGTTCAAAGCTTCTATGCTAGATAAGAGTGCGCTCGAGAACGATTATCCGAAACTTCGCTGCGTCTACTATCCCACGTgagaacttttttttccacACTTGCCGGATCTTGTCTACACCAAATCACCAAACCAATACTCGAACGACAACTTCACAACACCAAAACCGCACTTATATACCTATGGACTACTGTTAATTAGACGCCATGTTAAAGGTAAGTGGCGATTTTAAATTAGTCTCCTGTCAGCGCCGTTGCTTGAGTGCGTTTGCATTTTATCAGATCGATCTCCGCTAATCTTCCCACATACAGCCATACATTAAATAATTGCTGCAATGTAATCGGAAGTCGATCCGAGAATGTCTCGATACTCCGTGTGAAGTCACCACGGcctccgccccagaccccgctgcttctctcgctgctctcgagtcgttacgtgggactacccctgaaactcctgcgaagcaggagccacggggtctggggcagagccccagccgccggaggcagaccagCGCGCTTCACGgatgctgcctccggcggctggggcgttgccccagaccccattgctcctctcgctgcgctcgagtcgtagTTGGGGGTCGCCCGTGAAGTGGGGGTTCTGCCGGATGCGGATTTGGAAGGGGTTTGGTTCATTGGCCGGAGGAATATCTCAGGTAATGGGTCTGGATGCGGTGCAGATCCGGTTCCGTCCTGGTGGATACTGCAAAGGAGACTAACCTGACAGAGTCAAAATAGCTGTTATCATTACCGTTAGATTGGATATCATTCAGTCCTTTTTTTGACAGTTCTAGCACCCAGCGAAGTAGTTTTCAATCAAATTCAGAGGTTTAAACAGAGCCTGCTGGCTGAGGGTATATGCGCGGTAAAATGCTGTGCCGATACTCTACCCGCAACGGCAGCTACATAAAATCGCAGAATGAATTCTGGGACAATTATCCGCAAACCAGATACCCTGAGACCGTGTTTTGACACCTGATAACACAAATGAGCGTCTCTATCCGGTGATTAGAGCGCGTCAGACTGCCCAcgaatctcctgcgaagcaggagcaacggggtctggggcggagccccagccgccggaggcaaagagCCCTCCCGGTTGTACTGGAACTCAGTAATAGAAGATTTTGTTCGATGTAAGGAGGTAATTTAATGGGCTGGAGATGTCATTTAACGAGCTGAGTTGAGGATCGACGTGCTAGCGCCAGGTTTCCCCTGAGATCGCCTTTTGTGGGGGTATGGAGCGGCAGAGTGGGCTGGTGGGCAGAACAGAGTCCGAGTTGGACTTCAGTCgttatttttgttcatgAAAAGTGACTGACCGTTTTTTCGAGTCGTTGTGGCCATGGAATTGGCAGGTTTTTGTGGTTTGAGCTTATTATTGAAAGCAATCGTAGTTATCAGCGGCGGGCACTTGTGAACCCCGTACATAAACTATGAGCAGCATGTCATCTGCTAGACAGCTCGAGGTGTTAAATTGGCATGTAAGATTTGTTCTAACAGCTTTTTGTCGACTTGTGAGTTTATCTAGTCGACAAGTGTCATGGGAGTCTATCTGTGTAGCTGACAAGTTGGTGTGGGCAAAAGTCATCTCTCGCCGGCAAGGTGCTTCTCAGGAACAGCCCATCTTCATCCCTCGATCAACTTCCTTCTTACAGATATAATgcaattgaattgaatcGTCTGCTTTCCGATGAGTCGGAGTCCTGGAAAAcccgtgcctccggcggctggggcttcgccccagaccccgctgctcctctcgcttcgctcgagtcgttttccTCGATggtcccagccgctccgcgaagcggagcacaaccagggtctggggcggagccccagccgccggaggcagacccggaATCACAGCGTCTGGTATCAACAGAGCAGGAGCGGGTCTAAGGTAGTGGGATATGCAGACCTTGTAGTTTAAATATAGGGATACATGAGCGGTATGTAGGGCTGAGTGCATATATGACACTAGCCGCTAGAGAAGGTGCACGCCGGCCTTCTCGAATCTTGGAAACTTGGTGTTGAAATTGCTCAATGGCAGCTTTGCTGGTGGCTCAGTTGTTCGTGAGGTGGGAAACGAGGGAACAGGGGTCTGGCTGTGGAGAATCTGGCGGGATATCTTTGCCAGCCAGCCGTTCGTGAACTATGACACTCCTGCACGTGCAATGCACTGATCACTCCACTCTGCAGATCCAGGTAAAACAAACTGCTTTTCTCCTGGACTGAATATAGGGTTTTGACCTTGCTATTCACTCGTCTCTGATTATTTTCTGTTTGGTTGTTTGTTTCCCTGTTGAAAATTGTAGGGAGAACAGAATAATATTGGTTTGTAATTGGTATTGAGTAGTACGAAGTGTCTTGCTCGAAAAGATATACCGGTTGAGCCGAGGTTTGTTGCTCCTTGTTTGCTTTAGCTTCTGTATTTGATTCAGCTCTTGGCTGTAGGAGTATAGCTAGTCATCTGTTGTTGACAGGATTATTGACAGGATTGCGCTATTTGTACTGGAAAAGGTACATTAAATTCATAGGATTCGGTTCTTGGGTTCTTGAGTTCTGGTTCATACTTTTCATTCGGTCTTAAACTCATTTGGTTACGGTCGAACAGTTTTTACGAAAGAAATCTAGTATGAAGTCATTTTTAACACTTTTAACACTTGCGCTGCTAGCAGCGCCAATGGCCAATGGGTTCCCTATGCCCACCCCCACGAGCGAAATGATGGCAAAGGGGCTGCAGTTGGAAATCAAATTCACTTTCAGGCAGGTGTACCAGTTGTTCCTGCTCAGcctgatgatgatattgtcATGAAAGTAGATCCAGAAGAGGTAACGGAGGATGAAAAGTTTCACGCTCTACCTTTCCATGACAGTCGTGAAAAGTTCGGCTTGGCCGTCAAAGGTAAGAACCCTCATGTTATGGACGAAACTGAAGTCTGGGAATTCGATCATCCCAGAAGACCAGGCAGACAGTTGAGTCCGATTGAAAAGGCTGCTAGACGTGTCAGGCACCTTGTCCATTCGTCCAATCTGGCCACTGTGAATACTATCTATCAGGATGGCGACCGTAAAGGCTTGCCAGTAGGACAGCTCGAATACTATGCTGATTGTATTACAGAAGATGACCCTGATCAACCTTTGACTTTTATCGGTCTCAATATCTCGACTGTGTTTAGGAATGTCAATAAAGGCTCACCAGTCAGTTTGTCTATTCGATTAGGTGACTCGAGTCCTTTTGGGTTGACACCTATTTCTCCTGCTGGCAACCCCAGGGTCTCATTGTTTGGTGAGTTTATCGAACACAAGGGTGATAAAGAGGCCGCCAAAAAGTGTTTTTTGCACTCTCACCATGACGCACATTCATGGATTCCTGGTGATAGCAGTGCAGTTCATGATTCATACTGGCTCAAATTTAATATCACTGGTATTCATTTTATTGGTGGATTTGGCGACACTGCTTATATTGGAGATATTCCTGTTGAACTGTACAGAAATGCCACTCAGAAGAGACGTCACCACTTTTCGGTCGACAACACTGATAATAAACAGCTACTTACCCAAGACTGGGTACAACTAACTGATTATATTGCTCCTGGCACCAGTCGCAAGTTACTGCCATCTATTATCAAGGCTCAAGGAAAGCATGGCAACAAGCCTTGTGGTAGATCTCATAAGGGTCAAGATAGCAGTCATGGTAGCCTTGTTAAAGTTAAACACTGTACCACTCAGAATGCCTTCAAAGTCTGCCGTTACCGTTATGTCCTGGGCTCTCCTATTGGGCACTCCGATTCGTTTATCGATAAAGTAAAGTCTATTATTTCTCGACTCATCTCTGCCTAAGCGCGCTTGCATGCATCGGACCTTTCATCTGGCTTCGATTCATGCGAGCATGAACATCTGTATTAATGCTTTATCAAGGTTGAGTTAAGGATTTCAACCGCACCAAATACAGAGCATCTGTAGTTGTCGATTCTGGaggtttggttttttttttgggttttgttgattatttttattactatTGTCGTATTACATCATATAAGAGTATATAcctgtatttatttcattcatTTATTGTGTCTAATCCTTTTTATTTGGAGTTCTAAAAGATGATATGCTCAGTACCAGATCCAATGAGAAATTGCGGACATTGTTAATCTACTGACTGAACAATGCGAAATGCACTATGTACCGCTGCATTTCATGCTGAACCAGAATGTGCTTTATGGTACACGGGCCGTCAGATTTCAAAATACATAAGATGTTTACAAGAAACGtcagaaatcaagaatGACCCCATTATATACCTCCCCCCATGTCGATGACTGGCGGATGATTTATTGCACCAGCTCGAAGCATGTCTGAATCATTGCCAGATATCCCTGACGATATAGTGGAAGCGTACTTTGAATCAGATAAATATGCGATCCCCCCGTTTTCCGCACCTGTACAACAGTTAGATCAAAGCCAGCTTAATCTCTTAGACACCTCAATCTCATATAATCAGAATCGTTTGCAATCTCAAGCGTCAAATGGAAGCTTGCATCACAATATATCTCAGCACAAGACAAGAAATGATCCTATACATTATGGGACAGGTCCAGCGTTTCAAAACTCTCACTTGCTGCCAGTCGGATCTCTGGACAGCATTGTCAGCAACTTGGCAGATTTCGGCTATGTTATGGACAACAGAGTGGCTCCCGCAAACCCCCAGCCATTGCCCAATGCAACCTTAGACGATGCTTTCGGGTTTTACCCTCTTGAAAACCCCTTGACATTTAACATTGCCAATGCAGACTTTACCCCCTTGTCCAATGGCGACTCTGGAACCAGTCCTCCCGTGGAGGTTGGAGTACCCATCCAATTTCCTTTCTCATCTTCCACAGCAGCATTTAATCCTAGCATATCGGGTAATTTCATTCCAAATTCAGCATCCAATCTGGAAGACCGGTCTGCTCAATTACAGTTTCTAGCTGCTCTGGATAACTCGATTGCGAGCTACGACTATAGAGCCAACCTGGACCACAATATGCAGTACGACGAAcatgaaatcaatcaacCCACTGGATTAAATATCCCAGCGATTCCTCCCTTGTCGTATAGCGAGCGGAACCTAAGAACTATTAAAGATGAACTGGCCTCTATCTTAGAGCAATCAGATCTTACTTCCAAAGCTGAAGCATTGACTGGTCTGTGCAAAGAAGACTCTTTGGTGCAGTTAGTTGAACCACCTTTGCCTTGGGAAGAGTCTGGTCTTGGGCCATATAAACCACTAGTGCTGAAGCAGGGTGTAAACCTAGTTATGGAGATGAGAAGGGTGTTAAAAGCACCGGAAAAGTTCTCTGAAAGTCCTTTTCTCGTGCCAATTAGAAACACAGAATTAACACCGTCTCCTTCGGGCTCGAGCACCCCATCACCTTCGTCGAGTAACTCATCAACCTTTTCGTTGCAGCAAAAAAAGCATTTATTTCGCAGTCAACTGTCAACATCGTCTTCAAGAATACTGGACAGGAATGTTTCCGAGTTTCAGACACAGCATTCACCTAATGCTGTAAAAACGTTGGTATGTAAACCAGACATTTACGGAGCAGAGCTGACATCTTCGATGCGAACATCTTTGAACGATCGGAAGTTTGGTCTCGGAGCATCTAGCCGAAATTACGTCAGTGGCAGTAGTGGTAACAGTTCCGAGAGCAGCACTGCTAGTTCAAATGGGTCCCCAGTTACGATGCCCATTGGTACGATGCCGAGCGGCCAATCACAGGTTAATGGACGTCAGCTAATAGAACAAGCAATATCTCTTGTTCAGGAAGCAATCTCGCCAAATGACGGTCACGAGCATCAGACATGGGTCGACGACTGGATATATAGAGGAGACTCGCCAGTAAACAAGTCAGGCATTGAAAGTCAGCATGAAGCGATTAAAATCAACCCGCGACTGGATTATCAGATCAGAGAGATTATCCAACAGTGGACCCCCTACAAGCCACGAACCGACCGATTCTTCAGGATAACAGACAAAAACTGTAGCAGTTTCAATACCGAAGAACTAAAAGAAATGCTTGAAATAGTGACGTCGCGACCCCCAAGACGGATCAACTACTATCCAGCCTACCAACTGTGTACCGACGGAGAAATTGGGCAGGGACAAACAGTCACCGACTGGCGACACATGTCGGCACTACATCCCCCAAGCTCGAAAACTAGACAGCCCATGCTCAACCACCCTCCAATTGAACCAGGTATGGAAGAGAGCGAGCGGCCAGTTCCCAACCTACGAAAACGTGAGGGTAATATTTACGAGCCGACCTGGGTCAGAGGCAAGAAAAAGCTGAAAGAAGGATGGTGTGATCACTGCGAGGGAGGCTTCTACCTGATGAAGAACTCCGGATACCTTTACCACAAGAACCACGAACACGGCATATTCCCAAACGGATACATCTTCGAGGACCCACTGGTCATACGAAGAAAGATGGAACGAGAGTCCAAATGGGAAGGACTGTGTGGCATATGTTACCACTGGATCGATCTCGACCACACAGAACGCAAATGCTGGGGCACCTGGTACCGGCACTACAAACAGTGTGCCAACGAGTACGAAGAGTTCAAAAAGGTGCTAGCGGCCACTGGGGCACCGGTTCACCTGGTCGAGCTGAGGTACTGTCCTATAGACGAAACACTAGAGAATAGCTGAATAGATTGTTTGACGGGTAgtggtgtgcctccggcggctggggctccgccccagaccccgctgctcctctcgctacgctcgagtcgttacgaCGGGGTGCCAGGaacctcctgcgaagcaggagcaacggggtctggggcggagccccagccgccggaggcacttGGTAGACAGTATAAAAAGAAGCATATATTCTACACACTATATAGTTAATAAATCTCAATAGCCTTAACCAGTAAGACATGAAAtaatccaaaaaaataaaagaccAAAAATCACccatgaaaatgaaaataccCCATAATGTAACACAAAAGCTGCagtaaatatatattgaaGAATATATATCTACGGAATATTCCCGACCCAGAAAGAAGACAAAAATTCCTTATAGTtacaagaaataaaaagacGCGGTTGGACAAGCCAGACCATCTATTTTTGATTCACAAGACCAAGTCGTCTTCTTAGTTGTAGAGAACGAATTGGGCTTGGCCACTGCTGACAGCAGCGGTACAGCCGTTACCACCGTTGGAGTAAGAACCGTTCTCGTAAACACAGTCACCGTTAACTTGAGAGCCATCAGAAGAGACAATCTTGACGTTGAAGTTGGCAGGAGAATTGTTGTTGGGGTTGGGGATCAAACTGAGGTAGGCAATACCGTTGGAGAAACCAGCACCGAAGTTCAAAGGAGCCCAGTTACCGACACCGGAACCAGGGGTACCCCAGATACAACCGTCCTCAACAGAAACACCAGCGTTGTTGACATAGTATTGAGCAGAAGTTGGCTTACCCTCCCAGACGTAGTAGTTAGCCTCGTCAACAGTGGTAAGAGGAGCAGAGCCACCGGCCTCAACAAGAGTGGGGATGACCATGTTCTCAGTACCA from Sugiyamaella lignohabitans strain CBS 10342 chromosome D, complete sequence includes the following:
- a CDS encoding Meiotic expression up-regulated protein-like protein, with translation MSESLPDIPDDIVEAYFESDKYAIPPFSAPVQQLDQSQLNLLDTSISYNQNRLQSQASNGSLHHNISQHKTRNDPIHYGTGPAFQNSHLLPVGSLDSIVSNLADFGYVMDNRVAPANPQPLPNATLDDAFGFYPLENPLTFNIANADFTPLSNGDSGTSPPVEVGVPIQFPFSSSTAAFNPSISGNFIPNSASNLEDRSAQLQFLAALDNSIASYDYRANLDHNMQYDEHEINQPTGLNIPAIPPLSYSERNLRTIKDELASILEQSDLTSKAEALTGLCKEDSLVQLVEPPLPWEESGLGPYKPLVLKQGVNLVMEMRRVLKAPEKFSESPFLVPIRNTELTPSPSGSSTPSPSSSNSSTFSLQQKKHLFRSQLSTSSSRILDRNVSEFQTQHSPNAVKTLVCKPDIYGAELTSSMRTSLNDRKFGLGASSRNYVSGSSGNSSESSTASSNGSPVTMPIGTMPSGQSQVNGRQLIEQAISLVQEAISPNDGHEHQTWVDDWIYRGDSPVNKSGIESQHEAIKINPRLDYQIREIIQQWTPYKPRTDRFFRITDKNCSSFNTEELKEMLEIVTSRPPRRINYYPAYQLCTDGEIGQGQTVTDWRHMSALHPPSSKTRQPMLNHPPIEPGMEESERPVPNLRKREGNIYEPTWVRGKKKLKEGWCDHCEGGFYLMKNSGYLYHKNHEHGIFPNGYIFEDPLVIRRKMERESKWEGLCGICYHWIDLDHTERKCWGTWYRHYKQCANEYEEFKKVLAATGAPVHLVELRYCPIDETLENS